In the genome of Halapricum salinum, one region contains:
- a CDS encoding mandelate racemase/muconate lactonizing enzyme family protein: protein MAPNYESLHDPNAEYTMRNLSAETMLDDSRERGGGRDVEITDVQTTMVDGNFPWTLVRVYTDAGIVGTGEAYWGAGVPELIERMKPFVVGENPLDIDRLYEHLIQKMSGEGSVEGVTVTAISGIEVALHDLAGKILDIPAYQLLGGKYRDQVRVYCDCHTEEEADPVACADEAERVVEELGYDALKFDLDVPTGHEKDRANRHLRPGQIRHKVDIVEQVTERVKDRADVAFDCHWSFSGGSAERLTDAIEEYDVWWLEDPVPPENLDVQQRVTQSTVTPVAAGENRYRVTEHRRLIEDGAVDIVAPDMPKIGGMRETRKIADVANQYYVPVAMHNVSSPVGTMASAHVGAAIPNALAVEYHSYELDWWADLVEEDVIENGYVTIPEEPGLGVTLDMDAVEAHMVDGETLFDEA from the coding sequence ATGGCCCCGAACTACGAGAGTCTGCACGATCCGAACGCTGAATATACGATGCGAAATCTCTCCGCGGAGACGATGCTCGACGACTCCCGTGAGCGTGGTGGCGGTCGTGACGTCGAGATCACCGACGTCCAGACCACGATGGTCGACGGCAACTTCCCCTGGACGCTCGTGCGAGTCTACACCGACGCCGGAATCGTCGGCACTGGTGAAGCCTACTGGGGTGCGGGCGTCCCGGAACTCATCGAGCGGATGAAACCGTTCGTCGTCGGCGAGAATCCCCTGGATATCGATCGGCTCTACGAACACCTGATCCAGAAGATGTCCGGCGAGGGGAGCGTCGAGGGCGTCACTGTGACGGCGATTTCGGGGATCGAGGTCGCACTGCACGACCTGGCCGGGAAGATCCTCGATATCCCGGCCTATCAGTTGCTCGGCGGCAAATACCGCGATCAGGTACGGGTCTACTGTGACTGTCACACCGAGGAAGAGGCCGATCCCGTGGCGTGTGCCGACGAGGCCGAACGCGTCGTCGAAGAACTGGGCTACGACGCCCTGAAGTTCGACCTGGACGTGCCGACGGGCCACGAGAAAGACCGCGCGAACCGCCACCTTCGACCGGGGCAGATCCGCCACAAGGTCGACATCGTCGAGCAAGTCACCGAACGGGTGAAAGACCGGGCGGACGTGGCCTTCGACTGCCACTGGTCGTTCTCCGGCGGCTCCGCGGAGCGGCTCACTGACGCCATCGAGGAGTACGACGTGTGGTGGCTCGAAGATCCGGTCCCCCCGGAGAACCTCGACGTTCAGCAGCGCGTGACCCAATCGACGGTGACGCCGGTCGCCGCGGGAGAGAACCGCTATCGCGTGACCGAACACCGGCGGCTGATCGAAGACGGCGCTGTCGACATCGTCGCGCCGGATATGCCCAAGATCGGCGGGATGCGCGAGACCAGAAAGATCGCCGACGTCGCGAACCAATACTACGTGCCGGTGGCGATGCACAACGTCTCCTCGCCGGTCGGGACGATGGCCAGTGCGCACGTGGGTGCCGCGATTCCCAACGCGCTGGCCGTCGAGTACCATAGCTACGAACTCGACTGGTGGGCCGATCTGGTCGAAGAAGACGTCATCGAGAACGGATACGTCACGATTCCCGAAGAACCGGGGCTGGGTGTGACGCTCGATATGGACGCCGTCGAGGCACATATGGTCGACGGTGAGACGTTGTTCGACGAGGCGTAG
- a CDS encoding dodecin: MVFKKITLIGSSTESFDDAVDDAVDRAEATLENVHWVEVEEMGVEIATADEREYQAEVEVAFQLED; encoded by the coding sequence ATGGTCTTCAAGAAGATCACATTGATCGGCTCCAGCACAGAGAGTTTCGACGACGCCGTCGACGACGCCGTCGACCGCGCAGAGGCGACGCTCGAAAACGTCCACTGGGTCGAAGTCGAGGAGATGGGGGTCGAGATCGCGACCGCCGACGAACGCGAGTACCAGGCTGAAGTCGAGGTCGCTTTCCAACTCGAAGACTGA
- a CDS encoding TspO/MBR family protein: MATALSQWIRPTVDLDRTDAMLALLVVVAVNAVGAAPAILGGPNSEWFANLEKPALYPPTWAFGVVWTLLFSLMGIAVYLVARNGLDRGPVKLALGLFVLQFAFNVAWTPVFFALERPLAALGVIVVLDVLVAVTIVAFARIERVAATLLVPYLLWTLFATLLNYQFWALNA; encoded by the coding sequence ATGGCTACGGCACTGTCACAGTGGATACGGCCGACGGTCGATCTCGACCGGACAGACGCCATGCTGGCCCTGCTGGTCGTCGTCGCGGTCAACGCCGTCGGTGCAGCACCGGCGATCCTCGGCGGCCCGAACTCCGAGTGGTTCGCGAACCTGGAGAAGCCGGCACTGTACCCGCCGACGTGGGCCTTCGGCGTCGTCTGGACGCTGCTGTTCTCGCTGATGGGGATCGCCGTGTATCTCGTCGCCAGGAACGGCCTGGATCGTGGACCCGTCAAACTGGCCCTCGGGCTGTTCGTCCTGCAGTTCGCGTTCAACGTCGCGTGGACGCCGGTCTTCTTCGCGCTCGAACGGCCGCTGGCCGCCCTCGGCGTGATCGTCGTCCTCGACGTCCTCGTGGCGGTCACCATCGTCGCGTTCGCCCGGATCGAACGCGTGGCGGCGACGCTGCTGGTCCCGTATCTGCTCTGGACGCTCTTTGCGACGCTTCTGAACTACCAATTCTGGGCACTGAATGCCTGA
- a CDS encoding BolA family protein, giving the protein MNPEDVERVIEDALPDAHARVTTPRPNDTDHLAAEVVSPAFEGKSLVDQHSLVYDAVDEHLTTDIHALKVTTYTPEKAPPDAPDQSGA; this is encoded by the coding sequence ATGAACCCCGAAGACGTCGAGCGCGTCATCGAGGACGCGCTCCCGGACGCTCATGCCCGCGTGACGACGCCGCGACCGAACGACACTGACCACCTCGCTGCCGAGGTCGTCTCGCCCGCCTTCGAGGGCAAGTCGCTGGTCGACCAGCACAGCCTCGTCTACGACGCCGTCGACGAACACCTGACGACCGACATCCACGCCCTGAAGGTGACGACCTATACGCCCGAGAAAGCCCCACCCGACGCGCCGGATCAGTCCGGGGCGTAA
- a CDS encoding DUF7331 family protein, with the protein MPASETPARDEQRYAELSLEDGSIVIYDAENSSAWIQSDATVAAASIA; encoded by the coding sequence ATGCCAGCCTCAGAAACGCCCGCCCGCGACGAGCAACGATACGCCGAACTCTCCCTGGAAGACGGCAGTATCGTGATCTACGATGCCGAGAACTCGTCGGCGTGGATCCAGTCGGACGCTACAGTCGCTGCCGCGTCGATCGCGTAG
- a CDS encoding glutaredoxin family protein, giving the protein MATETPSATESESIHEAVDEYIGSNDRVLFIKGTPQRPQCGFSQRAVGTLARYDVDFETVNVLDALAEYREALESHSNWQTIPQLYVDGEFVGGSDIIVELAERGDLEETLEIE; this is encoded by the coding sequence ATGGCCACCGAAACGCCCTCCGCGACTGAATCCGAGTCGATTCACGAGGCAGTAGACGAGTACATCGGATCGAACGATCGCGTCCTGTTCATCAAAGGGACGCCACAGCGGCCCCAGTGTGGGTTTTCCCAGCGTGCCGTGGGGACGCTGGCTCGCTACGACGTCGACTTCGAGACGGTGAACGTCCTCGATGCGCTCGCGGAGTACCGCGAAGCGCTGGAATCACACAGCAACTGGCAGACCATCCCGCAGTTGTACGTCGACGGCGAGTTCGTCGGCGGCAGCGACATCATCGTCGAACTCGCAGAACGCGGCGACCTCGAAGAGACACTCGAAATCGAGTGA
- a CDS encoding J domain-containing protein, which yields MGESLYAILGVAEDADREAIKDAYRDRAKDAHPDVSDADDATRQFKRLTVARDTLLDEDERARYDELGHDAYVRQHDRTDLFDVTLEPMRGDHSQGVSADTVSAARTVADGYGGSEDWWRSRAGPDPKPAGGSTRPETQSRSRNSAAWARSRPSEPADTDSSTHGVVEFVSAAGIWLVLHVLLVCSAVATAIFLYTSVGPALVAPAIVFGFVVVVAAVAASTFHLVSLVYT from the coding sequence ATGGGTGAGTCGCTGTACGCTATCCTCGGCGTCGCGGAGGACGCCGACCGCGAGGCGATCAAAGACGCCTATCGGGATCGCGCGAAGGACGCACACCCCGACGTGAGCGACGCCGACGATGCGACCCGACAATTCAAGCGGCTCACCGTCGCGCGCGATACACTTCTCGACGAGGACGAGCGCGCTCGCTACGACGAACTCGGGCACGACGCCTACGTCCGCCAACACGATCGGACTGACCTCTTCGACGTCACGCTCGAACCCATGCGGGGCGACCACTCACAGGGAGTGTCGGCGGACACAGTCTCGGCGGCCAGAACCGTCGCCGACGGCTACGGCGGCAGTGAGGACTGGTGGCGATCGCGAGCCGGCCCCGATCCGAAACCTGCGGGTGGCTCGACTCGTCCGGAGACACAGTCCCGGAGCAGAAACTCGGCCGCCTGGGCGCGGTCCCGACCCTCCGAACCGGCCGACACTGACTCGTCAACACACGGTGTCGTCGAGTTCGTCAGCGCGGCCGGCATCTGGCTGGTCCTGCACGTTTTGCTGGTGTGTTCGGCCGTCGCGACGGCGATCTTCCTCTACACCAGTGTCGGCCCGGCACTGGTAGCTCCGGCAATCGTCTTCGGATTCGTCGTGGTCGTCGCCGCAGTCGCCGCGTCGACGTTCCATCTGGTTTCGCTCGTCTACACGTGA
- the hisD gene encoding histidinol dehydrogenase, which yields MDVQAIADLDPDQRRALFERDAGLEAIREDVREIVDRVHEEGDVALREFCREFDDVEVGNFEVTDAAERAYEQIDDDVREAIETAATNIREFHERQVPEDWDTETAGRRLGRRFYPLDSAGVYVPGGTAAYPSSALMGVIPAKVAGVEHVVVATPPAEEINPVTLAAIHAAGADAVYQVGGAQAIAAMAYGTESITGVDVIVGPGNRWVTAAKAEVRGDVKIDMLAGPSEVLVLADETADPDILAAEMLTQAEHDPNAAVVTVTDDADLAEAVVKSVDEQASEREREEIVREALANEASGVFLARSLSEATLFADEFAAEHLYVLADDEDALLDRIENYGSAFLGEYSPVAAGDYASGTNHVLPTDGQARLASGLSVDTFVRSATVQRLSRDGLSGLRETITTLATEEGLEAHAHSVDVRFED from the coding sequence ATGGACGTACAGGCTATCGCAGACCTCGATCCGGACCAGCGCCGTGCGCTGTTCGAACGCGACGCGGGGCTCGAAGCCATCCGCGAGGACGTCAGAGAGATCGTCGACCGCGTCCACGAGGAAGGCGACGTGGCGCTCCGGGAGTTCTGCCGGGAGTTCGACGACGTCGAGGTCGGCAACTTCGAGGTCACAGATGCGGCCGAACGGGCCTACGAGCAGATCGACGACGACGTTCGCGAGGCCATCGAGACCGCCGCGACTAACATCCGAGAGTTCCACGAGCGACAGGTCCCCGAGGACTGGGACACAGAGACAGCGGGACGGCGGCTCGGTCGGCGCTTCTATCCGCTGGACAGCGCGGGCGTCTACGTGCCCGGCGGGACCGCGGCCTATCCGTCGAGCGCGCTGATGGGCGTCATCCCCGCGAAGGTCGCCGGCGTCGAACACGTCGTGGTGGCGACCCCACCGGCCGAAGAAATCAACCCAGTCACACTGGCCGCGATCCACGCGGCCGGCGCGGACGCAGTCTATCAGGTCGGAGGTGCGCAGGCGATCGCAGCGATGGCCTACGGCACTGAGTCGATCACTGGCGTCGACGTGATCGTCGGCCCCGGAAACCGCTGGGTGACGGCCGCGAAAGCCGAGGTCCGGGGTGACGTGAAAATCGACATGCTCGCCGGCCCGAGCGAAGTGCTGGTACTCGCCGACGAGACTGCAGACCCCGATATCCTTGCGGCCGAGATGCTCACGCAGGCCGAGCACGATCCCAACGCGGCTGTCGTGACCGTCACCGACGACGCGGACCTCGCCGAAGCTGTCGTGAAGTCGGTCGACGAGCAGGCGAGCGAGCGCGAGCGCGAGGAAATCGTTCGGGAGGCACTGGCCAACGAAGCCAGCGGCGTCTTCCTCGCGCGGTCGCTCAGCGAGGCGACGCTGTTCGCCGACGAGTTCGCGGCCGAGCACCTCTACGTGCTGGCCGACGACGAGGACGCCCTGCTCGATCGGATCGAGAACTACGGAAGCGCCTTCCTCGGCGAATATTCGCCAGTCGCGGCCGGCGACTACGCCAGCGGCACTAACCACGTCCTTCCGACCGATGGCCAGGCCCGACTCGCCAGTGGGCTTTCGGTCGATACGTTCGTCCGGTCGGCGACGGTCCAGCGACTCTCCAGAGACGGACTGTCAGGTCTTCGCGAGACGATCACGACGCTCGCAACAGAAGAAGGACTGGAAGCCCACGCACACAGCGTCGACGTGCGGTTCGAAGACTAA
- a CDS encoding glycoside hydrolase family 15 protein, with protein sequence MFEPPIDFQIPSDKDAIASTPAGDGQHILVSANCYAANERVAGDGALLEETSAFRSDVELFYNLHTLLWDPEHQQTLDVREDAVDADVDWTDDRVPEIVLQNEFEFVDGTGATLEQRVVESVDRCSMTISNRATFDKPGERTLYTIVNLGINGHDHEDPNAVHEAQVRCTREHDVVVADDDHRFLAIMQDRDGRRRFDGYRIGNTGQRYGRERSAWADIYQENDGWITNSTAGGGDLDSGFGLYAPEAETVEWTTAIGFATDAESAIDHAREALDAGYEADREAFADAWESWHEGVTTSPTGDQYVDRLYERSLTALRAARDSEAEAMVAGAFKPENMTYKFVWPRDQVIMIQALLAAGAESEARDAVNWLDRVQITGDVVDERGIERHGTWWQNYYTDGTPHWRALQLDQVGGPIYAHWLCWQETGDDSLVDEHYEMSRRAAEFLLGWDNGWGFPEAHQDPWEEIWGYSTEGVASAIAGLRCMAELADSRGETDFAEQCRERASVWASNMETYCFKTDTPYGDHFVTADNPEYRPHPAPDERPDAAAFMAYWPWNVVDADAPAMRSTAELADEDFWAADEVACVGRYPGDVYTPSGTAEDGGWPLCEAYADVVRWQNGLDSDAVEDHVHDHVKRWTTSADLLPERVDGDGNVSWNSNLQWTQATYILLVESLRRGEPYGMAPGE encoded by the coding sequence ATGTTCGAACCGCCGATCGACTTTCAGATCCCCAGCGACAAGGACGCCATCGCCAGCACGCCCGCTGGCGACGGCCAGCACATCCTCGTCTCGGCCAACTGCTACGCCGCCAACGAACGAGTCGCCGGTGACGGCGCACTCCTCGAAGAGACCTCGGCATTCCGGTCGGACGTCGAGTTGTTCTACAACCTCCACACGCTGCTGTGGGACCCCGAACACCAGCAGACCCTCGACGTGCGCGAAGACGCCGTCGACGCCGACGTCGACTGGACCGACGACCGGGTGCCCGAGATCGTCTTGCAAAACGAGTTCGAATTCGTCGACGGGACGGGTGCGACCCTCGAGCAGCGCGTCGTCGAGAGCGTCGACCGTTGCTCGATGACGATCAGCAATCGCGCGACCTTCGACAAACCTGGCGAGCGCACGCTCTACACGATCGTCAATCTCGGGATCAACGGCCACGACCACGAGGATCCAAATGCGGTTCACGAGGCACAGGTCCGCTGCACTCGTGAGCACGACGTCGTCGTCGCCGACGACGATCACCGATTTCTGGCGATCATGCAAGACCGCGATGGTCGCCGGCGATTCGACGGGTATCGGATCGGCAACACCGGCCAGCGCTACGGACGCGAGCGCAGTGCCTGGGCCGACATCTATCAGGAGAACGACGGCTGGATAACCAACTCCACCGCCGGCGGCGGCGATCTGGACTCCGGGTTCGGCCTGTACGCCCCCGAGGCGGAGACGGTCGAGTGGACGACTGCGATCGGCTTCGCGACGGACGCCGAATCGGCGATCGATCACGCCCGCGAAGCCCTGGACGCGGGCTACGAAGCCGACCGCGAGGCCTTCGCCGACGCCTGGGAATCCTGGCACGAGGGCGTCACGACCTCGCCAACAGGCGATCAGTACGTCGACAGGCTCTACGAACGGTCGCTGACGGCACTCCGGGCTGCCCGCGACAGCGAAGCCGAGGCGATGGTCGCGGGCGCGTTCAAGCCCGAGAACATGACCTACAAGTTCGTCTGGCCGCGCGATCAGGTCATCATGATCCAGGCGTTGCTGGCCGCAGGCGCTGAATCGGAGGCTCGCGACGCCGTCAACTGGCTCGACCGCGTTCAGATCACGGGCGACGTCGTCGACGAGCGCGGGATCGAGCGCCACGGCACCTGGTGGCAGAACTACTACACTGACGGGACGCCCCACTGGCGAGCCCTCCAGCTCGATCAGGTCGGCGGACCCATCTACGCCCACTGGCTCTGCTGGCAGGAGACGGGCGACGACAGCCTCGTCGACGAGCATTACGAGATGTCCAGGCGTGCCGCCGAGTTCCTGCTGGGATGGGACAACGGCTGGGGCTTCCCCGAGGCCCATCAGGACCCCTGGGAGGAGATCTGGGGGTACTCGACCGAGGGCGTCGCGTCTGCGATCGCGGGGCTGCGATGCATGGCCGAACTGGCCGACTCACGTGGCGAGACCGACTTCGCCGAGCAGTGTCGCGAGCGGGCGTCGGTCTGGGCCTCGAACATGGAGACGTACTGCTTCAAGACCGACACGCCCTACGGCGATCACTTCGTGACCGCGGACAACCCAGAGTACCGTCCGCATCCCGCGCCCGACGAGCGTCCCGACGCCGCGGCGTTCATGGCCTACTGGCCCTGGAACGTCGTCGATGCCGACGCGCCCGCCATGCGGTCGACTGCCGAACTCGCCGACGAGGACTTCTGGGCGGCCGACGAGGTGGCGTGTGTCGGGCGCTACCCCGGCGACGTCTACACGCCCTCCGGGACCGCCGAGGACGGCGGGTGGCCCCTCTGTGAGGCCTACGCCGACGTGGTACGCTGGCAGAACGGCCTCGACTCCGACGCCGTCGAGGACCACGTTCACGATCACGTCAAGCGGTGGACGACCAGCGCGGACTTGCTCCCCGAGCGCGTCGACGGCGACGGCAACGTGAGCTGGAACTCCAATCTGCAGTGGACACAGGCGACCTACATTTTGCTCGTCGAGAGTCTCAGACGCGGCGAACCTTACGGGATGGCTCCCGGAGAATAG
- a CDS encoding ArsR/SmtB family transcription factor, with amino-acid sequence MSMERLLPSRVDPRPRDDPKVYGLEEEQTQDALSALSAETARTILTELYDQPAAPAELQEQVGTSLQNVHYHLDNLESAGLIRQVGTRYSEKGNEMSVFAPASDAVVFMAGDNESRSRLQRALARVVGGVGVLAAASLAFGAAVQQWLAPEPSQPQSEPIIQTEQTGPATEVVNAIDPALAFFLGGAFVLAVAGSWMAVRRYRADG; translated from the coding sequence ATGTCGATGGAACGGCTGTTGCCCTCGCGGGTCGATCCACGGCCCCGCGACGACCCGAAAGTATATGGGCTCGAAGAGGAGCAGACACAGGACGCACTCAGCGCACTCTCGGCCGAGACGGCACGAACGATTCTCACCGAACTGTACGACCAGCCGGCCGCGCCGGCCGAGCTCCAGGAACAGGTCGGGACTTCCCTCCAAAACGTCCACTACCATCTGGACAACCTCGAATCCGCGGGCCTGATCCGGCAGGTCGGGACCCGCTATTCAGAAAAAGGAAACGAGATGTCCGTCTTCGCCCCCGCCAGCGATGCGGTCGTGTTCATGGCCGGCGACAACGAGAGTCGCTCGCGACTCCAACGAGCACTCGCCAGAGTCGTCGGCGGTGTCGGGGTCCTGGCGGCCGCGAGTCTCGCGTTCGGGGCTGCCGTCCAGCAGTGGCTTGCCCCCGAGCCGAGCCAGCCCCAATCTGAACCCATTATCCAGACCGAACAGACGGGTCCCGCGACCGAAGTCGTCAACGCTATCGACCCCGCTCTGGCCTTCTTCCTGGGTGGCGCATTCGTGCTGGCGGTCGCCGGCAGCTGGATGGCCGTCCGGCGCTATCGCGCCGACGGATAG
- a CDS encoding mannose-1-phosphate guanylyltransferase yields MDRPLVAVVLAGGTGTRLYPATRSDRPKQFQPFGGERSMLAETVRRANFADEVYVLTRPAFAESVREHAPSAAVLTEPAPRDTGPALVYAAHRIREQVGECVLCCLPSDHRVDGDFQATVETACAVAARTGSLVTIGIEPTRAETGYGYVEPGADHGEYYEVESFTEKPDAETAQRYVESGYLWNSGTFAWTPTDFLAAASETELRSLVEALEAGNPERGFEDCPSISVDYAVLESAENVAVVPASYEWDDLGSWDAFERLLDADGEGNVALGEALAIDASDNVFASDGHVAAVGVEDLVIASFDDRTLVLPKSESQRVREVVERLRKEGQF; encoded by the coding sequence ATGGATCGGCCACTCGTCGCGGTCGTGCTCGCTGGCGGGACCGGAACCCGACTCTACCCCGCGACCCGAAGCGACCGCCCCAAACAGTTTCAACCGTTCGGTGGCGAGCGGTCGATGCTCGCCGAGACGGTCCGCCGGGCCAATTTCGCCGACGAAGTGTACGTGCTGACTCGACCAGCCTTCGCCGAGTCAGTCCGCGAGCACGCGCCCTCGGCGGCCGTCCTGACCGAGCCGGCACCGAGAGACACGGGTCCAGCGCTCGTCTACGCCGCCCACCGAATCCGCGAGCAGGTCGGCGAGTGTGTGCTGTGCTGTCTGCCCAGCGACCACCGCGTCGACGGCGACTTCCAGGCCACGGTCGAGACGGCGTGTGCGGTCGCCGCCCGAACTGGATCGCTCGTCACTATCGGAATCGAACCCACCCGAGCGGAGACGGGCTACGGCTACGTCGAACCCGGGGCCGACCACGGCGAGTACTACGAAGTAGAGTCGTTCACCGAGAAACCGGACGCCGAGACCGCCCAACGATACGTCGAATCGGGCTACCTCTGGAACAGCGGGACGTTCGCCTGGACGCCCACGGACTTCCTCGCGGCCGCCAGCGAGACGGAACTCAGATCGCTGGTGGAGGCGCTCGAGGCTGGCAACCCCGAGCGAGGATTCGAGGATTGTCCATCGATCAGCGTCGACTACGCGGTGCTGGAGTCGGCCGAGAACGTCGCGGTCGTTCCCGCGAGTTACGAGTGGGACGACCTGGGCTCGTGGGACGCCTTCGAGCGTCTGCTGGACGCCGACGGCGAGGGAAACGTCGCGCTCGGCGAGGCGCTGGCGATCGACGCCAGCGACAACGTCTTCGCCAGTGACGGCCACGTCGCTGCGGTGGGGGTCGAGGATCTGGTGATCGCGAGTTTCGACGATCGAACACTGGTCCTCCCGAAATCGGAGAGTCAACGCGTTCGCGAGGTCGTCGAGCGACTCCGGAAAGAGGGACAGTTCTGA
- a CDS encoding universal stress protein yields the protein MEVDFSRILVPTDGSDAADSAVEYALHLAADSDATLHALYVVDTRLYGDSGFSSLDVMVTDIEDRGIEILDEVASRAEEHGIPIETKSCHGVPDEEIATYAREIDADIVVMGFQGETHTKKIGSTADHVLRELDRPVLTV from the coding sequence ATGGAAGTGGACTTCTCCCGGATACTGGTTCCAACAGACGGTAGCGACGCAGCAGACAGTGCGGTCGAGTATGCGCTCCACCTCGCAGCGGACAGTGACGCGACACTCCACGCGCTGTACGTGGTCGATACGCGTCTGTACGGTGATTCCGGATTTTCGAGTCTCGATGTGATGGTCACAGATATCGAAGACCGTGGCATCGAGATCCTCGACGAGGTGGCCAGCCGGGCCGAAGAACACGGAATCCCCATCGAAACGAAGTCCTGCCATGGCGTTCCCGACGAGGAAATCGCAACTTACGCCCGCGAGATCGACGCCGACATCGTCGTGATGGGCTTTCAGGGCGAAACCCACACCAAGAAGATCGGGTCGACGGCCGATCACGTCCTCCGGGAACTCGATCGCCCCGTCCTGACGGTCTGA
- a CDS encoding DUF7116 family protein, giving the protein MGTVTTHLASQARTIFDDLGYTVSDDGEEIRAERKWRVVQVTPMPEPTDAPTNGEFRCFVTRAGQCTALKQRLASQNVRYEWAIISVEDDGSYEVCDATTFA; this is encoded by the coding sequence ATGGGGACTGTTACCACACACCTCGCGTCCCAAGCGCGTACGATTTTCGACGACCTCGGTTACACCGTCTCGGACGACGGTGAGGAGATCAGAGCCGAACGGAAGTGGCGCGTCGTTCAGGTGACGCCGATGCCCGAGCCGACCGACGCTCCGACGAATGGAGAGTTCCGTTGTTTCGTCACCCGCGCAGGCCAGTGTACCGCCCTCAAACAGCGTCTCGCCAGTCAGAACGTCCGCTACGAGTGGGCGATCATCAGTGTCGAGGACGACGGCTCCTACGAAGTCTGTGACGCGACGACCTTCGCATAG